Proteins found in one Vagococcus carniphilus genomic segment:
- a CDS encoding tyrosine-type recombinase/integrase, with product MYFEERKNKNGESFYVAVERYIDPLTGKKKRASIVYRTNTVRARRQVERELVDKIDDLISKKQGYFQGKSMLTFYDLKNSWFDTWRTTVKPQTVKREELVIDRLSELIADDILLEKITPLLIQNCLNEYREKYHSTHSTMQHIKCTLNKIFDYGVLHNVIAFSPSRVVKLSATVEEKRAKKIRLEKKFLDEREVKALLSELKGRRNQNYYDLALFLIGTGCRIGEASALTESDIDFKNHLVTIDKSLQAHDLKVDDFYLDTTKTETSERVEQLPEFVIEALKRVIKRNKQFDKHMENFPSEVFRKSDFLFKTEYGAPITSHSFREILGRVNKVLQIECQEKYGFEWIKNAVPHSFRHIHITVLRNDPNIPLKEVQARVGHVQVETTNGYTHLMNDSQEKSVEAISRFIEKMGVSESKV from the coding sequence ATGTATTTTGAAGAAAGAAAAAACAAAAATGGAGAGAGTTTTTATGTAGCTGTAGAGCGCTATATTGATCCTCTAACAGGTAAGAAAAAACGTGCCTCAATCGTCTATCGGACTAATACGGTTCGAGCGAGAAGGCAAGTAGAGAGAGAGTTAGTTGATAAGATTGATGACTTGATTTCAAAGAAACAAGGCTATTTTCAAGGAAAATCAATGTTAACTTTTTACGACTTAAAGAATAGCTGGTTTGATACTTGGAGAACAACTGTAAAACCTCAGACTGTAAAACGTGAAGAACTTGTGATTGATAGACTTTCAGAGTTGATAGCTGATGATATTCTACTTGAGAAAATAACGCCACTATTAATTCAGAATTGCTTAAATGAATATCGAGAAAAATATCATTCAACGCATTCTACTATGCAACATATTAAATGCACTTTGAATAAAATATTTGATTACGGTGTTCTCCATAATGTAATTGCATTTTCTCCATCAAGAGTAGTAAAACTTAGTGCTACTGTTGAAGAAAAGCGAGCAAAGAAAATTAGGCTCGAAAAGAAGTTCTTAGATGAACGAGAAGTTAAAGCCTTACTTTCTGAACTTAAAGGACGTAGAAATCAAAATTATTACGACTTAGCACTGTTTTTAATTGGGACTGGTTGTCGAATTGGAGAGGCTTCGGCTTTGACTGAATCTGATATTGACTTTAAAAATCATTTAGTTACGATTGATAAATCTTTACAGGCGCATGATTTAAAAGTGGATGACTTTTATCTAGATACTACGAAAACTGAAACAAGCGAACGAGTGGAACAACTTCCTGAATTTGTGATAGAAGCTCTAAAAAGAGTGATTAAACGTAATAAGCAATTTGATAAGCATATGGAGAATTTTCCCTCAGAAGTTTTTAGAAAATCGGACTTTCTTTTCAAAACAGAATATGGAGCACCGATTACTTCTCATAGTTTCAGGGAAATCTTAGGACGTGTAAATAAGGTGTTACAAATAGAGTGCCAAGAAAAGTATGGCTTTGAATGGATAAAAAATGCTGTTCCCCATAGTTTTCGTCATATTCATATTACAGTTCTACGTAACGATCCGAATATACCACTTAAAGAAGTTCAAGCACGCGTTGGGCATGTTCAAGTAGAAACAACGAATGGATACACTCATTTGATGAATGATTCTCAAGAAAAATCAGTAGAAGCAATTAGTCGCTTCATTGAAAAAATGGGCGTGAGCGAAAGTAAGGTGTAA
- the ylqF gene encoding ribosome biogenesis GTPase YlqF yields the protein MTIQWFPGHMAKARREVSEKLKLVDIVFEIVDARLPMSSRNPMLDQLIQQKPRIILLNKSDLADPIEISKWQQYFENQGHACLKINANEGKGIKKIVPTAKEILAEKLEREQAKGIKPRAIRAMCIGIPNVGKSTLLNRLAKKNMAKTGNMPGVTKGQQWLKTSKELELLDTPGILWPKFEDEEIGKKLALTGAIKDTLLHMDDLALFGLSYFKDHYPQQLAERYKLTEDDLELSAVDILLLITKKRGFQDDYERGSIMLVQELRDGRLGRYTLDRVEDYHE from the coding sequence ATGACAATTCAATGGTTTCCAGGCCATATGGCTAAAGCAAGAAGAGAAGTTTCAGAAAAATTAAAATTAGTTGATATTGTATTTGAAATAGTAGATGCTAGATTGCCAATGTCTAGCCGAAATCCAATGCTCGATCAGTTAATCCAGCAAAAACCAAGAATCATTTTACTTAATAAATCTGATTTAGCAGATCCAATTGAAATTAGTAAGTGGCAACAATATTTTGAAAATCAAGGACATGCTTGTTTAAAAATTAATGCTAATGAAGGTAAAGGAATCAAAAAAATTGTCCCAACGGCAAAAGAAATTTTAGCTGAGAAACTCGAAAGAGAACAAGCAAAAGGGATTAAGCCAAGAGCTATTCGAGCAATGTGCATTGGTATCCCAAACGTTGGGAAATCAACACTTTTAAATCGCTTAGCTAAGAAAAATATGGCTAAAACTGGTAATATGCCAGGAGTAACTAAAGGTCAGCAATGGTTAAAAACAAGTAAAGAATTAGAATTACTTGATACACCAGGTATTTTATGGCCAAAATTTGAAGATGAAGAAATAGGTAAAAAATTGGCTCTAACAGGGGCAATTAAGGATACGTTACTTCATATGGACGATTTAGCTTTATTTGGATTGAGTTATTTTAAAGATCATTATCCTCAACAATTAGCAGAGCGCTATAAGCTTACAGAAGATGATTTAGAACTTTCTGCAGTTGATATTCTACTTCTTATCACTAAAAAAAGAGGATTCCAAGATGACTATGAAAGAGGTAGTATCATGTTGGTTCAAGAATTACGTGATGGCCGTTTAGGTAGATATACGTTAGATAGAGTTGAGGATTATCATGAGTAA
- a CDS encoding ribonuclease HII — protein MSKLTTNEIKALLDKIIRLDDPLFDSLQEDSRKSVQQAIKSTKNRLTKAEQLKAHFEEMKEFENQGYLAGHEYIAGIDEVGRGPLAGPVVTAAVILPKDFNLYEVNDSKQLSLKKRNELFEKIEEQAIAIGIGIKSHDVIDDVNIYQATKLAMNEAVANLSIQPDLLLIDAMTLETNIPQEKIIKGDARSISIACASIIAKVIRDRMMEDYDLIHPGYGFSKNAGYGTKEHLLGLETQGICPIHRKTFAPIKNMI, from the coding sequence ATGAGTAAGTTGACAACAAATGAAATCAAAGCTCTTTTAGATAAGATAATACGATTAGATGATCCTCTTTTTGATAGCTTACAAGAAGACTCAAGAAAAAGTGTTCAGCAAGCAATTAAGTCAACTAAAAATCGGTTGACGAAAGCTGAACAATTAAAAGCACATTTTGAAGAAATGAAAGAATTTGAAAATCAGGGTTATTTGGCTGGCCATGAGTATATAGCAGGTATTGATGAAGTAGGTCGTGGACCGTTAGCTGGACCTGTTGTAACAGCTGCTGTCATCCTACCGAAGGATTTTAATTTATATGAAGTAAATGATTCAAAACAGCTTTCTTTAAAAAAACGCAATGAACTATTCGAAAAAATTGAAGAGCAAGCTATTGCGATAGGCATAGGTATAAAAAGTCACGATGTAATTGATGATGTGAATATTTATCAAGCAACTAAACTTGCAATGAATGAAGCGGTAGCCAATTTATCTATTCAACCAGATTTGTTATTGATTGATGCAATGACACTTGAAACAAATATTCCTCAAGAAAAGATTATAAAAGGAGATGCTAGAAGTATTTCAATTGCTTGCGCAAGTATTATCGCTAAAGTGATAAGAGATAGAATGATGGAAGACTATGATTTGATACATCCAGGTTATGGTTTTTCTAAAAATGCTGGTTATGGAACAAAAGAGCATTTATTAGGACTTGAGACTCAAGGGATTTGCCCTATCCACCGAAAAACATTTGCACCCATTAAAAATATGATTTAA
- the dprA gene encoding DNA-processing protein DprA, whose product MLDLNQLIFQLKHLRGIGNKGLLRILQYFMDNPEKEVTAECCLKIGRVKKNYHSTFLDSFEQAMTFTDDYYFEFLERFSFLTILDDAYPEYLREIYNPPIALFYQGNISFLDTPTLGMIGSRKSTTYGKEMINYLMPELCEKGITIVSGLAKGNDTSAHQASIRNHGKTIAVIGCGLNCYYPKENQRLQEFIAKQHLIISEYLPNTKPLAYHFPSRNRIIAGISQGICVVEAKKKSGTYITAQLALEEGREVYAIPGNPLSDQSEGCLHLIQEGAKCVWRPEDILEDWCFKK is encoded by the coding sequence ATGTTAGATTTAAATCAGTTAATCTTCCAATTGAAGCATTTAAGAGGAATTGGCAATAAAGGTTTGTTGAGAATTCTTCAATATTTTATGGATAATCCAGAAAAAGAAGTAACAGCGGAATGTTGTTTGAAAATTGGTAGGGTTAAGAAGAATTATCATTCTACTTTTTTAGATTCTTTTGAACAAGCGATGACTTTTACAGATGATTATTATTTTGAATTTTTGGAAAGATTTTCTTTTTTGACTATATTAGATGATGCGTATCCTGAGTATCTCCGAGAGATTTATAATCCACCAATAGCTCTATTTTATCAAGGTAATATCTCCTTTTTAGATACACCTACTTTAGGCATGATTGGTTCAAGAAAATCGACTACTTATGGAAAAGAAATGATTAACTATTTGATGCCAGAACTTTGTGAAAAAGGAATAACAATTGTTAGTGGTTTAGCAAAAGGAAATGATACCTCAGCTCATCAAGCTTCTATTAGAAACCACGGAAAAACAATCGCTGTCATTGGATGCGGCTTAAATTGCTATTATCCAAAAGAAAATCAGAGATTACAAGAATTTATTGCGAAACAGCACTTAATTATTTCTGAGTATTTACCGAACACAAAACCACTAGCTTATCATTTTCCAAGTAGAAATCGGATTATTGCTGGAATCAGTCAAGGTATTTGTGTCGTGGAAGCTAAAAAGAAAAGTGGAACATATATTACAGCACAACTTGCTCTTGAAGAAGGAAGAGAAGTTTATGCAATCCCTGGTAACCCTTTATCAGATCAATCAGAAGGCTGTTTACATTTGATTCAAGAAGGTGCTAAGTGTGTTTGGCGCCCTGAAGATATTTTAGAAGATTGGTGTTTTAAGAAATGA
- the topA gene encoding type I DNA topoisomerase has product MSYKYLVIVESPAKAKTIEKYLGRNYKVVASVGHIRDLPKSKMGIDIENNYDPQYINIRGKGPVIKELKKYAKKAEKVYLAADPDREGEAIAWHLAHILELDLEDNNRVVFNEITKDAVKQAFKEPRKINVDLVDAQQARRILDRLVGYSISPLLWKKVKKGLSAGRVQSIALKMIIDREEEIRKFEPEEYWSITGNFVKGKTKFKGNFYGIDGKKLKLNNAEDVKAVTEKLTSRDYDITKVTKKERKRNPAVPFTTSSMQQEAARKLNFRTRKTMMVAQQLYEGIKLGKGQGTVGLITYMRTDSTRLSDTAKEDAYNFIVETYGKEYTAGEVKKQKNPQGAQDAHEAIRPSSVLRTPESIKEFLDKDQFKLYSLIWSRMVASQMAPAILDTMRVDIEQNGVKFVANGSKIKFPGFTKVYIEGKDDGKEEKENILPDLKEGENVKSADIEPKQHFTQPPARFSEATLIKTLEENGVGRPSTYAPTLETIQRRYYVKLNARRFEPTELGEIVNTLVSEFFPQIIDVNFTAEMEKDLDKIAISQEKWVDVVDRFYKPFAKELEVAEKEIEKVQLKDEPAGFDCELCGNPMLIKLGKYGKFYACSNFPECRNTKAIVKKIGVTCPTCKKGDVIEKKTKKNRIFFGCDRYPECEFTSWDRPIGRDCPKCSNYLVQKKVRGGQQILCSECDYKEDVQK; this is encoded by the coding sequence ATGAGTTATAAATATTTAGTAATCGTCGAATCCCCAGCCAAAGCGAAAACTATCGAAAAGTACTTAGGTAGAAATTATAAAGTAGTAGCCAGTGTCGGTCATATTCGTGACTTACCAAAAAGTAAGATGGGAATTGATATTGAAAATAATTATGACCCACAATATATTAATATTCGTGGAAAAGGCCCAGTTATTAAAGAATTAAAAAAATATGCGAAAAAGGCGGAAAAAGTTTACCTCGCAGCCGATCCGGACAGGGAAGGGGAAGCCATTGCTTGGCACCTTGCCCACATTTTAGAGTTAGATTTAGAAGACAATAATCGAGTTGTCTTTAATGAGATTACAAAAGATGCCGTTAAACAGGCCTTTAAAGAACCTAGAAAAATAAATGTGGATCTAGTAGATGCGCAACAAGCCAGAAGAATTTTAGATAGACTTGTTGGTTATTCAATCAGCCCGCTATTATGGAAGAAAGTTAAAAAAGGATTGAGTGCAGGTCGTGTTCAATCAATTGCTTTAAAGATGATTATTGACCGTGAGGAAGAAATTAGAAAATTTGAACCAGAAGAATACTGGAGTATTACTGGAAACTTCGTTAAAGGAAAAACGAAATTCAAAGGTAATTTTTATGGGATTGATGGAAAAAAATTAAAACTTAATAATGCTGAGGACGTTAAAGCTGTAACAGAAAAACTTACTTCTCGTGATTATGATATTACAAAAGTAACCAAAAAAGAACGTAAGAGAAACCCGGCAGTTCCATTTACAACAAGTAGTATGCAACAAGAAGCAGCAAGAAAATTGAATTTTAGAACAAGAAAAACAATGATGGTTGCTCAACAGTTGTATGAAGGTATCAAATTAGGTAAAGGTCAAGGAACAGTCGGATTAATTACATATATGCGTACTGACTCAACTCGTTTATCTGATACAGCTAAAGAAGATGCATATAACTTTATTGTTGAAACATATGGAAAAGAGTATACTGCTGGGGAAGTTAAGAAACAAAAAAATCCTCAAGGTGCTCAAGATGCCCATGAGGCGATTCGTCCATCGAGTGTTTTAAGAACGCCAGAATCAATCAAAGAGTTTTTAGATAAAGATCAATTTAAACTATACTCTCTTATCTGGTCGAGAATGGTTGCTAGTCAAATGGCACCAGCAATTTTAGATACAATGCGAGTAGATATTGAGCAAAATGGTGTGAAATTCGTTGCTAACGGCTCTAAAATTAAGTTCCCAGGTTTTACTAAGGTATATATCGAAGGAAAAGATGATGGGAAAGAAGAAAAAGAAAATATTCTTCCTGATTTAAAAGAAGGAGAAAATGTTAAATCAGCAGATATTGAGCCAAAACAACATTTTACTCAACCTCCTGCGCGATTTAGTGAAGCAACATTAATTAAAACGTTAGAAGAAAATGGTGTTGGTCGCCCGTCTACTTATGCGCCGACTTTAGAAACCATTCAACGTCGCTATTATGTAAAACTAAACGCTCGAAGATTTGAACCAACTGAATTAGGGGAAATCGTTAATACACTTGTTTCTGAATTCTTCCCTCAAATTATCGATGTAAACTTTACAGCAGAGATGGAGAAAGATTTAGATAAGATTGCTATTTCTCAAGAAAAATGGGTAGATGTAGTTGATCGTTTTTATAAACCATTTGCAAAAGAGCTTGAAGTGGCAGAAAAAGAAATTGAGAAAGTTCAACTTAAAGATGAGCCAGCAGGGTTTGACTGTGAGCTTTGCGGCAATCCAATGTTAATCAAACTTGGAAAATACGGAAAATTCTACGCGTGTAGTAATTTCCCTGAATGTCGTAATACAAAGGCAATTGTTAAAAAAATCGGTGTGACTTGTCCAACTTGTAAAAAAGGGGACGTTATCGAGAAGAAAACGAAGAAAAATAGAATTTTCTTTGGTTGTGATCGTTATCCAGAATGTGAATTTACATCTTGGGATAGACCAATTGGAAGAGACTGTCCGAAATGTTCTAATTACTTAGTTCAGAAGAAAGTAAGAGGCGGTCAGCAAATTCTTTGTAGTGAATGTGACTATAAGGAAGATGTACAAAAATAA
- the trmFO gene encoding FADH(2)-oxidizing methylenetetrahydrofolate--tRNA-(uracil(54)-C(5))-methyltransferase TrmFO gives MTDIKVTVIGAGLAGSEAAFQVAESGVKVDLYEMRAVKKTPAHHTDKFAELVCTNSLRANNLTNAAGLLKEEMRTLNSVIIDSADINQVPAGGALAVDREDFSAYITEKVTNHPNIEVHHEEITTIPEDGITIVATGPLTSEPLAESIKEFTESEGLYFYDAAAPILDKNTIDMDKVYLKSRYDKGEAAYLNCPMTKEEFYAFREALITAEVAPLKSFEKEKYFEGCMPIEVMAGRGEKTMTFGPLKPVGLEDPKTGKRPYAVVQLRQDDAAASLYNIVGFQTHLKWGEQKRIIQMIPGLENAEIVRYGVMHRNTFMNSPELLEPTYQSRKRPNLFFAGQMTGVEGYIESAASGLVAGVNAARLAKGLEPITFPQTTAMGSMAHYITHTSGKHFQPMNVNFGIFPELPEKIRDKKERYEAISNRALKDIKKVEL, from the coding sequence ATGACAGATATAAAAGTTACCGTAATTGGAGCAGGTTTAGCTGGAAGTGAAGCAGCTTTTCAAGTCGCTGAATCAGGCGTTAAAGTTGATTTGTATGAAATGAGAGCAGTGAAAAAAACACCAGCTCATCACACAGATAAATTTGCTGAATTAGTTTGTACTAACTCACTAAGAGCGAACAATCTAACAAATGCAGCAGGTCTTTTAAAAGAGGAAATGAGAACATTAAATTCTGTTATTATAGACTCTGCGGATATTAATCAAGTACCAGCGGGCGGAGCATTAGCCGTTGACCGTGAGGATTTTTCAGCTTATATTACTGAAAAAGTAACGAATCATCCTAATATTGAAGTTCATCATGAAGAAATTACTACTATCCCAGAAGACGGCATCACAATTGTCGCAACAGGTCCTTTAACTTCAGAACCTTTAGCAGAAAGTATCAAAGAATTTACAGAGTCAGAAGGCTTATACTTTTATGATGCAGCTGCTCCTATTCTAGATAAAAATACAATTGATATGGATAAGGTATACTTAAAGTCAAGATACGATAAGGGCGAGGCTGCTTACCTAAATTGTCCGATGACAAAAGAAGAGTTCTATGCTTTTAGGGAAGCACTTATTACTGCAGAAGTAGCACCACTTAAATCTTTTGAAAAGGAAAAATATTTTGAAGGATGTATGCCAATTGAAGTTATGGCAGGACGTGGGGAAAAAACAATGACTTTTGGTCCGTTAAAACCAGTTGGATTAGAAGATCCTAAAACAGGTAAACGTCCATATGCTGTCGTTCAATTACGACAAGATGATGCAGCAGCTTCACTTTATAATATCGTTGGCTTCCAAACACATTTAAAATGGGGCGAACAAAAACGTATCATTCAAATGATTCCAGGATTGGAAAATGCGGAAATTGTTAGATATGGTGTGATGCATCGTAATACATTTATGAATTCACCAGAGTTACTTGAACCTACTTACCAATCAAGAAAACGTCCTAACTTATTCTTTGCAGGACAAATGACAGGTGTTGAAGGTTATATTGAAAGTGCTGCTAGTGGTTTAGTTGCTGGAGTGAATGCAGCGCGTTTAGCAAAAGGATTAGAACCGATTACTTTCCCACAAACAACTGCAATGGGAAGTATGGCTCATTATATAACTCATACATCTGGTAAACATTTCCAACCAATGAATGTTAACTTTGGTATTTTCCCAGAATTACCAGAAAAGATTAGAGATAAAAAAGAACGTTATGAAGCTATTTCAAATCGTGCTTTAAAAGACATAAAAAAAGTAGAACTTTAA